The Argonema galeatum A003/A1 genome includes a region encoding these proteins:
- a CDS encoding iron-containing alcohol dehydrogenase family protein, which translates to MFTPTATATISLAVAPAQAIRGNQALSGEAIARLGRRPLVVGGDRTLAAYQPQLQLVLEQQQLIPAFASYSPDCTEASLALLRSQVHAHQADLIIGIGGGKALDTAKLLAHQSRLPVVTVPTSAATCAAWTALSNVYSEQGAFLYDVPLDRCPDLLVLDYSLIQTAPQRTLVAGIGDALAKWYEASVSSGNSQSALIIAAVQQARVLRDILFQKSATALKEPGGEEWQSVVDATVMLAGVIGGLGGSQCRTVAAHAVHNGLTHIPASHSSLHGEKVAYGILVQLRLEEMLQNNQLAATARQQLLKFYAEIGLPQNLEDLGLGNITLSQLRQAAEIACAANSDLHRLPFKVGIDQLMAGMVSTTAGSLVMGTGDWGLGTGEWLNNEQ; encoded by the coding sequence GTGTTTACTCCAACTGCTACTGCGACAATCTCCCTTGCCGTTGCCCCAGCCCAAGCGATCCGGGGCAACCAAGCACTTAGCGGCGAAGCAATTGCTCGTTTGGGTCGCCGTCCCTTGGTTGTCGGGGGCGATCGAACCCTGGCCGCATATCAGCCCCAATTGCAACTTGTTCTCGAACAGCAACAGCTAATCCCTGCTTTTGCCTCCTACAGTCCAGATTGTACGGAAGCTAGCCTCGCATTGCTGCGATCGCAAGTACACGCTCATCAAGCCGATTTAATTATCGGTATTGGCGGCGGCAAAGCCTTAGATACCGCCAAATTACTGGCTCACCAGTCCCGATTGCCCGTCGTCACCGTACCCACCTCAGCGGCAACCTGCGCCGCTTGGACAGCCCTTTCCAATGTCTATTCCGAACAGGGAGCATTTCTCTACGATGTCCCGCTCGATCGCTGTCCCGATTTGCTAGTGCTGGATTACAGCTTAATTCAAACAGCTCCCCAAAGAACGCTAGTGGCAGGCATTGGAGACGCCTTGGCTAAATGGTACGAAGCATCTGTCAGCAGCGGCAATTCCCAGTCAGCCTTAATTATTGCCGCCGTCCAACAAGCTAGAGTTTTGCGGGATATTCTCTTCCAAAAATCAGCAACAGCCCTTAAAGAACCGGGAGGCGAAGAATGGCAATCAGTAGTGGATGCCACTGTAATGTTGGCAGGCGTCATCGGCGGACTGGGAGGATCTCAGTGTCGAACAGTCGCCGCCCACGCCGTTCATAATGGTTTGACCCACATACCGGCAAGTCACAGTTCGCTGCACGGTGAAAAAGTAGCCTATGGCATTCTAGTGCAGCTGCGTTTAGAGGAAATGCTACAAAACAATCAGTTAGCAGCTACCGCACGGCAGCAACTGCTGAAATTTTATGCTGAAATTGGACTACCGCAAAACTTAGAAGATCTGGGTTTGGGGAACATTACGCTTTCTCAATTGCGCCAAGCTGCCGAAATTGCCTGTGCTGCCAATTCCGATCTCCATCGACTACCGTTTAAGGTTGGGATTGACCAGCTAATGGCAGGAATGGTTTCCACCACAGCTGGGTCATTGGTAATGGGGACTGGGGACTGGGGACTGGGGACTGGGGAGTGGCTGAACAATGAACAATGA
- a CDS encoding aspartate aminotransferase — protein MTLSWITPADRLQALPPYVFARLDELKARAREQGLDLIDLGMGNPDGPTPQPVVESAIAALQNPANHGYPPFEGTASFRSTITKWYHRRYGVDLEPDSEVLPLLGSKEGLTHLAIAYINPGDLVLVPSPAYPAHFRGPLIAGGKIHSLILKPENDWLIDVSAIPDDVAKQAKILYFNYPSNPTGATAPRELFEEIVAFARKYEILLVHDLCYAELAFDGYKPTSLLEIPGAKEIGVEFHTMSKTYNMAGWRVGFVVGNRHIIQGLRTLKTNLDYGIFAALQSAAETALQLPDVYLQEVQERYSRRRDFLIDGLAGLGWNIPKTKATMYLWVPCPPGAGSTDFALSVLQQTGVVVTPGNAFGVAGEGYVRISLIAECDRLAEALHRFKQANIHY, from the coding sequence ATGACTTTATCTTGGATTACTCCTGCCGATCGACTGCAAGCATTGCCGCCTTATGTATTTGCCCGCTTGGACGAGCTGAAAGCCCGCGCCCGCGAACAGGGACTCGACCTGATAGACTTGGGAATGGGGAATCCCGACGGGCCGACACCTCAGCCGGTGGTAGAATCTGCGATCGCAGCTCTGCAAAATCCCGCCAATCACGGCTATCCGCCTTTTGAAGGCACCGCTAGTTTTCGCAGCACGATCACCAAGTGGTATCATCGCCGCTACGGTGTCGATTTGGAACCGGATAGCGAAGTTCTGCCTCTTTTGGGTTCCAAAGAAGGTTTAACTCATTTGGCGATCGCTTATATTAATCCTGGGGATTTAGTTTTAGTACCCAGTCCAGCTTACCCAGCCCATTTTCGCGGCCCCTTAATTGCGGGTGGTAAGATTCATAGCTTAATTTTGAAACCAGAAAATGATTGGTTGATTGACGTAAGCGCCATTCCCGATGATGTCGCCAAACAAGCAAAAATTCTCTACTTCAATTATCCCAGCAACCCCACTGGTGCAACTGCTCCCCGCGAACTTTTTGAAGAAATTGTTGCCTTTGCCCGTAAGTACGAAATCTTGTTGGTTCACGACTTGTGTTATGCAGAATTAGCTTTTGATGGCTATAAGCCTACCAGTTTGTTAGAAATTCCTGGCGCAAAGGAAATTGGTGTAGAATTCCACACCATGTCCAAAACCTATAATATGGCTGGTTGGCGGGTGGGTTTTGTCGTTGGCAATCGCCACATTATTCAAGGATTGCGAACATTAAAAACCAATTTAGACTACGGTATCTTTGCCGCATTACAATCAGCAGCAGAAACAGCACTCCAACTGCCGGATGTATACTTACAGGAGGTGCAGGAACGCTACAGCCGTCGCCGGGATTTTCTGATTGATGGATTGGCTGGGCTGGGTTGGAATATCCCTAAAACTAAGGCTACTATGTATCTGTGGGTGCCTTGTCCTCCGGGTGCTGGTTCGACAGATTTTGCTCTTTCCGTATTGCAGCAGACTGGGGTTGTAGTTACGCCAGGAAATGCTTTTGGGGTTGCCGGTGAGGGGTATGTGCGGATAAGTTTGATTGCAGAATGCGATCGCCTTGCAGAAGCCTTGCACCGATTCAAACAGGCAAATATTCACTATTAG
- a CDS encoding serpin family protein, with product MNIRHTLILATSICLLVLGESGILRVKGQGGREAEGQDKPFTSPFSQSSISSQESPNDVNPKLIEANTRFSFKLFSEILKQQGNENIFISPASIAIALSMTYNGASGQTQQAIAQTLELQGISLQEVNQANAALKASLANPDPKVQLSIANSLWAKDGEPLKPEFIQKIHEFYGSEVQNINFGDPTVVSIINAWVKQSTNGKIDKIIDRIEPDSVFVLLNAIHFLGTWTYPFPKHATQERPFTLLNGTQKLHPLMFQQIHGAKYYENDMFQAISLPYGEKRFSMYIFLPNKGVRIKTFYESLNAENWEKWMTELNGKAHNYDEPPIVYIGLPRFKLEYEIDLENPLKALGMEVAFSRGADFSAMSPLPLWISFIKHKTFVEVNEEGTEAAAVTAIGGTRGGGAMIVDRPFFCAIRDDRTGAILFLGSIVEPNYK from the coding sequence GTGAACATCCGACATACGCTAATTCTGGCAACATCTATATGCCTGCTTGTACTAGGCGAATCGGGTATCTTGCGTGTGAAGGGGCAGGGGGGCAGAGAGGCAGAGGGGCAAGACAAACCCTTTACCTCCCCCTTTTCCCAGTCCTCAATCTCCAGTCAAGAGTCCCCAAATGATGTTAATCCTAAGCTGATTGAAGCTAACACGAGGTTTAGCTTCAAGCTGTTTTCGGAAATTCTCAAGCAGCAGGGTAACGAAAATATTTTTATTTCTCCTGCTAGCATTGCGATCGCACTTTCTATGACTTATAACGGAGCTAGCGGCCAAACACAACAAGCGATCGCCCAAACTTTAGAATTACAAGGAATAAGTCTCCAGGAAGTCAATCAAGCTAATGCAGCACTGAAAGCAAGTTTGGCAAATCCAGACCCCAAAGTTCAGCTATCAATTGCCAACTCCCTTTGGGCTAAAGATGGTGAACCATTAAAGCCAGAATTTATTCAGAAAATTCATGAATTCTACGGTTCGGAAGTCCAAAATATAAACTTTGGCGATCCTACTGTTGTATCTATTATAAACGCTTGGGTTAAGCAGAGTACCAACGGAAAAATAGACAAAATTATCGATCGCATTGAACCAGATAGCGTTTTCGTTCTGCTCAACGCTATCCACTTTCTAGGCACCTGGACATATCCATTTCCCAAACACGCAACCCAAGAACGCCCATTCACATTACTGAACGGCACTCAAAAACTTCACCCGCTCATGTTCCAGCAAATTCACGGCGCTAAATATTACGAAAATGATATGTTTCAGGCAATTAGCCTGCCCTATGGGGAAAAAAGATTTAGTATGTACATTTTTTTACCAAATAAAGGAGTTAGGATTAAAACATTTTATGAAAGCTTGAATGCTGAAAACTGGGAAAAATGGATGACCGAGTTGAACGGGAAAGCGCATAATTATGATGAACCGCCGATAGTTTATATCGGTTTGCCCCGCTTTAAATTAGAGTATGAAATTGACCTTGAAAATCCTTTGAAAGCATTGGGAATGGAGGTAGCTTTTAGTAGAGGGGCTGATTTTTCAGCGATGAGCCCTCTACCCCTCTGGATTAGCTTTATTAAACACAAAACTTTTGTGGAAGTCAACGAAGAAGGTACGGAAGCAGCAGCAGTCACGGCTATAGGAGGTACTAGAGGAGGAGGGGCGATGATTGTCGATCGGCCCTTTTTCTGCGCTATTAGGGACGATCGCACAGGCGCGATCCTGTTCCTGGGATCTATAGTAGAACCAAACTACAAGTAA
- a CDS encoding (2Fe-2S) ferredoxin domain-containing protein codes for MPEPRCVLICQNRSCLKNGSAEVLEAFQAAKVSGVTVESSPCMGQCSSGPTVRIVPDETWYCRIEPSDVPTIVETHLLGGKPVEAKLNPRIHLRIEMFSS; via the coding sequence ATGCCAGAACCTCGTTGCGTATTGATTTGTCAAAACCGTTCTTGCCTGAAAAACGGCTCAGCCGAGGTGCTAGAAGCTTTTCAGGCGGCTAAAGTTTCTGGTGTAACAGTGGAAAGCAGCCCTTGCATGGGTCAGTGCAGTTCAGGCCCCACTGTGCGGATTGTCCCAGACGAGACTTGGTATTGTCGGATCGAACCCAGCGATGTGCCTACAATAGTTGAAACCCACTTGCTGGGAGGGAAACCTGTGGAAGCTAAGCTCAACCCCCGAATTCACTTACGTATAGAAATGTTTTCTTCTTAA
- a CDS encoding PAS domain S-box protein: protein MRKVYLALSSSGGNRIKLQRSPVGRYAVAVLTVAIALLLTLVLTPLQRTPTPLFFAAVMFSSWYGGFKSGLVATVLSALSLGYCFLGQGHSLSLAFLDNIPLLSAFVIVALLISSLNAARQNAENKLLRSQESFRLVVEGVKDYAIFMLDPNGYVVSWNEGTERIKGYQASEILGQHFSRFYTAEDIAQGKPARVLQVAAREGRFEEEGWRVRKDGSLLWADVLITALRDEAGNLQGFSKLTREITDRKRTESELQSSLKQLSDINFALDKSSIVARTDRKGIINYVNDKFCEISKYAREELIGQDHRILNSGEHPKEFFLNLWATISSGQVWKGEIKNRAKDGTYYWVDTVIVPFLDESGKPFQYLAIRTDITDRKQTEENLRVRNRQQEAIAHLGQRALASTNIDTLMDEAVTLIAKTLEVEYCKVLELLPDGKAVFLRAGVGWQEGLVGHATVGTGMDSQAGYTLLSNEPVIVEDLRTETRFSGPPLLHNHGVVSGLSLIIAGHNRPWGVLGAHATRLRKFTKDDINFFQAAANILAEAIQRQQAEEALRETEARYRRWIDSNAIGVAVTNFSGNISEVNDAFVEMVGYTREELLEGKVLWQDMTPPEYLALDEQAIQQLRISGVCTPFEKEFIRSDSSRIPVLVGITRLATDKEDCLGFAIDISDRKRAEVERTKLLARERAARTLAEAAALRVERLQAVTDAAIAPLSLDELLHGLLGRIGEILQADTAAVLLMDTQSHSLVVKAAKGLEEEARMQVRIPIGQGFAGRIAAQRQPMFIEQDAYTQVYSPFLREKKIQSLVGAPLLIEDRVLGVVYVGTLQSRQFSREDLYLLQLVAERFAVAIDRANLYEAEQKARQQAEAANRLKDEFLAIVSHELRTPLNSILGWAQMLRTRNLNEALTKKALETIERNAKQQVILINDILDVSRIIRGKIRLSIQPVNLVRIIEQAIETIKPAAEAKAIQLESALDPMVGEVTGDPDRLQQIVGNLLSNAVKFTPEGGFVEVRLQKLQIEEEKLQSEILNLKSEIYYAQIQVRDNGKGIGADFLPHVFEGFRQEDSSITRVEGGLGLGLTIVRRLVELHGGTIQAFSEGEGKGSTFTVKLPITAARDSLSVPLLVRNTEKFNNIWAIDGLRVLVVDDDVDTCDLIATVLTQYGAQVRVVNSASEAMDAIERLKPDVLVSDIGMPEEDGYALLRKVRQMETEKGGKIRAIALTAFARDEDRWKAIQAGFQMHVSKPVEPAKLATVVATLMGHIAKG from the coding sequence ATGAGAAAGGTGTATCTTGCACTTTCTTCCTCTGGCGGTAATCGGATAAAATTGCAGCGTTCCCCGGTGGGGCGTTACGCCGTTGCTGTATTGACAGTGGCGATCGCGCTATTGCTTACACTGGTACTAACACCGCTACAGCGTACCCCCACACCCCTGTTTTTTGCGGCGGTGATGTTTAGCTCTTGGTATGGCGGCTTTAAGTCAGGTTTAGTAGCCACCGTCTTGTCCGCCTTGTCTCTAGGTTACTGTTTTCTAGGACAGGGCCATTCGCTGTCATTGGCCTTTTTGGACAACATTCCCCTGCTGAGTGCGTTTGTAATAGTAGCGCTGCTGATTAGTTCCCTCAATGCTGCCCGCCAGAACGCTGAAAATAAGCTGCTTCGCAGTCAGGAGAGCTTCCGTTTGGTGGTGGAAGGTGTGAAAGACTACGCAATTTTCATGCTCGATCCTAATGGGTATGTAGTTAGCTGGAACGAAGGCACAGAACGCATTAAGGGTTATCAAGCTAGCGAAATTCTCGGTCAGCATTTTTCCCGCTTTTATACAGCCGAAGACATCGCACAGGGTAAGCCAGCACGGGTATTGCAAGTGGCAGCACGCGAAGGTCGGTTTGAAGAAGAAGGCTGGCGCGTGCGTAAAGACGGCTCGCTATTGTGGGCGGATGTATTAATTACGGCCTTACGAGACGAGGCAGGAAATCTCCAAGGCTTCTCGAAACTAACTCGCGAGATTACCGATCGCAAACGAACAGAGTCAGAACTGCAAAGCTCGCTCAAACAGCTCTCAGATATCAATTTTGCCTTGGATAAATCTTCGATAGTTGCCAGAACCGATCGCAAAGGCATAATCAACTATGTAAACGATAAATTTTGCGAGATATCCAAATATGCTAGAGAAGAGCTGATTGGGCAAGACCATCGGATTCTCAATTCCGGCGAGCATCCCAAAGAATTCTTTCTTAACCTTTGGGCAACAATTTCGAGCGGCCAAGTTTGGAAAGGAGAAATCAAAAATAGAGCCAAGGATGGAACTTATTACTGGGTAGATACGGTAATTGTTCCTTTTTTGGATGAGAGTGGAAAACCCTTTCAATATTTAGCTATAAGAACCGACATTACCGATCGCAAGCAGACAGAGGAAAACTTAAGAGTGCGGAACAGGCAGCAGGAAGCGATCGCTCACCTGGGTCAAAGGGCGCTGGCTAGTACCAACATCGACACGCTCATGGACGAAGCCGTTACCCTAATTGCCAAAACCCTAGAAGTCGAATATTGCAAAGTTTTAGAACTGCTTCCCGATGGTAAAGCTGTATTTCTGCGGGCGGGAGTGGGTTGGCAAGAAGGACTTGTAGGTCATGCCACAGTAGGCACAGGAATGGATTCCCAAGCAGGCTACACCCTACTTTCTAATGAGCCGGTGATTGTGGAAGACCTCCGCACCGAAACACGGTTCAGTGGCCCCCCGCTGCTGCACAACCACGGCGTAGTTAGCGGTTTGAGCCTCATCATCGCTGGGCACAATCGACCTTGGGGCGTTCTGGGCGCACACGCGACCCGACTCAGGAAGTTCACCAAAGATGATATTAACTTCTTCCAAGCTGCTGCCAACATTCTTGCCGAAGCAATTCAACGCCAACAAGCAGAGGAAGCTCTGCGGGAAACCGAAGCTCGGTACAGACGCTGGATTGACTCGAATGCGATCGGGGTTGCAGTCACCAATTTTAGCGGTAACATCAGCGAGGTGAATGACGCCTTTGTGGAAATGGTGGGTTATACAAGGGAAGAACTGCTAGAAGGAAAAGTGCTTTGGCAAGACATGACACCGCCAGAATATCTAGCGTTGGACGAGCAAGCGATTCAACAACTGAGGATATCTGGCGTGTGTACTCCCTTCGAGAAAGAATTTATTCGCTCTGACAGTAGCCGTATTCCCGTTCTAGTAGGTATCACCCGTTTGGCGACGGATAAGGAAGATTGTCTTGGTTTTGCGATCGATATTAGCGATCGCAAACGGGCAGAAGTGGAACGGACAAAGCTACTAGCCCGCGAGCGAGCCGCACGCACCTTGGCTGAAGCCGCAGCCTTGAGGGTTGAACGCTTGCAAGCCGTTACTGATGCTGCGATCGCTCCACTATCCCTTGATGAACTGCTGCACGGGTTGTTGGGTCGCATCGGTGAAATTCTACAGGCGGATACGGCGGCAGTCCTGCTGATGGATACTCAAAGCCACAGTCTTGTCGTCAAGGCAGCCAAAGGACTGGAGGAGGAAGCGCGAATGCAAGTCCGCATTCCCATCGGTCAAGGATTCGCCGGACGCATTGCCGCACAGCGTCAGCCGATGTTCATCGAACAGGATGCTTATACCCAAGTGTACAGTCCGTTTTTACGCGAGAAAAAGATTCAGTCGCTCGTGGGGGCCCCCCTGCTAATTGAAGACAGAGTGCTGGGCGTTGTCTACGTTGGCACCCTCCAAAGCCGCCAATTCAGTCGCGAGGATTTATATCTGCTACAACTGGTTGCCGAACGCTTTGCTGTAGCGATCGATCGCGCTAACCTGTACGAAGCAGAGCAGAAGGCACGCCAACAAGCCGAAGCAGCGAACCGACTCAAAGACGAATTTCTAGCAATTGTTTCCCACGAGCTTCGCACGCCGCTTAACTCAATCTTGGGTTGGGCGCAAATGCTTCGCACCCGGAATTTGAACGAAGCGCTCACAAAAAAGGCACTGGAGACGATCGAGCGCAATGCCAAGCAACAGGTGATCCTCATCAACGATATTTTGGATGTTTCGCGCATCATTCGGGGCAAGATTCGCCTGAGTATCCAACCAGTCAATCTGGTAAGAATTATTGAGCAGGCGATCGAAACTATTAAGCCAGCCGCAGAAGCCAAAGCCATTCAACTGGAATCCGCACTCGATCCAATGGTTGGCGAAGTTACGGGCGATCCCGATCGCTTGCAGCAAATTGTGGGAAATCTACTTTCCAATGCAGTCAAGTTCACACCTGAAGGAGGATTTGTTGAAGTTCGACTACAGAAATTGCAAATTGAAGAAGAAAAACTTCAATCTGAAATCTTAAATCTGAAATCTGAAATTTACTATGCCCAAATCCAGGTGAGAGACAACGGCAAAGGTATCGGCGCTGATTTTCTGCCCCACGTTTTTGAGGGCTTCCGCCAAGAGGATAGTTCAATTACAAGAGTGGAAGGCGGACTTGGATTGGGACTAACGATCGTGCGTCGCTTGGTGGAACTGCATGGCGGAACAATTCAGGCTTTCAGTGAGGGAGAAGGCAAGGGATCTACGTTTACTGTGAAGTTGCCAATAACAGCTGCTAGAGATTCCCTGTCAGTGCCTTTGTTAGTTAGAAATACCGAAAAATTTAACAACATTTGGGCGATCGATGGTTTGCGAGTACTTGTTGTTGATGATGATGTCGATACCTGCGATTTAATTGCTACAGTGCTGACACAATATGGAGCCCAAGTGAGGGTGGTGAATTCAGCAAGTGAGGCAATGGACGCAATAGAACGACTGAAGCCAGATGTGTTGGTGAGCGATATCGGAATGCCAGAAGAAGATGGCTATGCGTTGCTCCGCAAAGTGCGGCAAATGGAGACCGAAAAAGGCGGAAAAATTCGTGCGATCGCTCTCACAGCCTTCGCTAGAGATGAAGATCGTTGGAAGGCAATTCAAGCCGGTTTCCAAATGCACGTATCCAAGCCAGTAGAACCAGCTAAATTAGCTACAGTAGTTGCAACGCTGATGGGACATATAGCTAAGGGCTAA
- a CDS encoding 1-acyl-sn-glycerol-3-phosphate acyltransferase has protein sequence MPLAPYRFTWCDWFCLWYPPGWLILFNRHWHHYHPDPDGWNWLEYGLFLIPGGFYLALLIRWLRLGCRSPRRETSQFDPNYQQAFRDEIIAPIAKYYFRSELQQLENLPETGPLIVAINHAGMCFPWDFLVLAYLLGNTRGWIVQPLAGISLFEHPWVIWWLPPGWSQVLGGVRAEVDEFEAACCPQNYFIIRS, from the coding sequence ATGCCCCTTGCCCCATATCGATTTACCTGGTGCGATTGGTTTTGCCTCTGGTATCCACCAGGCTGGTTGATTTTGTTCAATCGCCATTGGCACCACTATCACCCAGATCCCGATGGTTGGAATTGGTTGGAATATGGCTTATTTTTGATTCCCGGTGGATTTTATCTCGCGTTGCTAATCCGCTGGTTACGTCTCGGCTGTCGTTCGCCCCGCCGCGAAACCAGTCAATTCGATCCAAATTATCAACAAGCTTTCCGCGATGAAATTATCGCTCCGATCGCCAAATATTACTTTCGCAGTGAATTGCAACAACTAGAAAATTTACCCGAAACCGGGCCATTAATTGTCGCCATAAACCATGCGGGAATGTGTTTTCCCTGGGACTTTTTGGTATTAGCTTATTTATTGGGAAATACACGCGGCTGGATAGTGCAACCGCTTGCAGGTATTTCCTTATTTGAACATCCTTGGGTTATTTGGTGGCTACCTCCGGGATGGTCTCAGGTTTTGGGTGGCGTGCGAGCCGAAGTTGATGAATTTGAAGCGGCTTGTTGCCCACAAAACTATTTTATTATACGCTCCTGA